A section of the Elusimicrobiota bacterium genome encodes:
- a CDS encoding cation:proton antiporter has product MELSARFFIQLAVILAACRTLAWLGRRALQPAVVCEIVAGILLGPSLLGLLWPAAYAWLFPKAGLAALSAASQVGLALYMFVVGLEFRTDLLAAGWRSSAAVSLAGIAAPLALGAWLGASLTPAAAYFGAGISRPQAMLFTGAALCITAFPVLARIITERGLTGTRLGTMVLGAGAFNDAAAWALLAVLLAGLDSAPSLAALAVGGGLAYVALVFWAVRPAARWFVARHPRAALGPGALPVACVALALAAWYADFIGLHAVFGAFLLGAAMPRGTFADALRAKIEPVTTALLVPLFFAFSGINTRLGLLAAHGMWATAAAVFLVATAGKGAACALAARAGGWPAAESAAVGALMNARGLMELILLNIGLQRGLITPTFFTVLVLMAVATTMAASPAFELLRPLLKDATTLPAPAPAPTARPGAPRAGG; this is encoded by the coding sequence ATGGAGCTCTCGGCCCGGTTCTTCATCCAGCTGGCCGTCATCCTGGCGGCCTGCCGGACTTTGGCCTGGCTGGGGCGGCGGGCCCTGCAGCCGGCGGTGGTCTGCGAGATCGTGGCGGGCATCCTGCTGGGGCCGTCCCTCTTGGGCCTGCTCTGGCCCGCGGCCTACGCCTGGCTCTTCCCCAAGGCCGGGCTGGCGGCCCTGTCCGCGGCGAGCCAGGTGGGCCTGGCGCTCTACATGTTCGTAGTCGGCCTGGAGTTCCGCACCGACCTCCTGGCCGCGGGCTGGCGCAGCTCCGCGGCCGTGTCGCTCGCCGGCATCGCCGCGCCCTTGGCCCTGGGCGCCTGGCTGGGCGCCAGCCTCACGCCGGCCGCCGCTTACTTCGGAGCCGGGATCTCCCGGCCGCAGGCCATGCTCTTCACCGGGGCGGCCCTGTGCATCACCGCCTTCCCGGTGCTGGCGCGCATCATCACGGAGCGGGGCTTGACCGGCACGCGCCTGGGCACCATGGTCCTGGGCGCGGGCGCCTTCAACGACGCGGCGGCCTGGGCGCTCTTGGCCGTGCTCCTGGCCGGCCTGGACTCGGCCCCCAGCCTGGCGGCCCTGGCCGTGGGCGGCGGGCTCGCCTATGTCGCGCTGGTCTTCTGGGCCGTGCGGCCGGCGGCGCGCTGGTTCGTCGCGCGCCATCCCAGGGCGGCGCTGGGGCCGGGGGCCCTGCCCGTGGCCTGCGTCGCGCTGGCGCTGGCGGCCTGGTACGCGGACTTCATCGGCCTGCACGCCGTCTTCGGCGCCTTCCTGCTCGGCGCGGCCATGCCGCGGGGCACGTTCGCCGACGCCCTGCGCGCCAAGATCGAGCCGGTGACCACGGCTTTGCTCGTGCCGCTGTTCTTCGCCTTCTCCGGCATCAACACGCGGCTGGGCCTGCTCGCCGCGCACGGGATGTGGGCCACGGCCGCGGCCGTCTTCCTGGTCGCCACCGCGGGCAAGGGGGCGGCCTGCGCGCTGGCGGCCCGGGCCGGAGGCTGGCCCGCGGCCGAATCCGCCGCCGTGGGCGCGCTCATGAACGCGCGCGGGCTCATGGAGCTCATCCTGCTCAACATCGGCCTGCAGCGCGGCCTCATCACCCCGACCTTCTTCACCGTGCTGGTCCTGATGGCCGTGGCCACGACCATGGCCGCCTCGCCCGCCTTCGAGCTGCTGCGGCCGCTGCTGAAGGACGCGACGACGCTCCCCGCCCCGGCTCCCGCGCCTACAGCAAGGCCAGGAGCTCCCCGGGCCGGCGGATGA
- a CDS encoding aldehyde dehydrogenase family protein — MSTKKLPVINPATEEVVGEIPNQGAPEVCAAVARARAAFPQWRRTPAHERAELMQRVARGLRDRTERLAVLLTKEGGKPLRENRDEVGWCASAFDYYAGLCRAERGRVIPSIEASQLAFVLHEPYGVVGAIVPWNYPLLLAAWKLAPALAAGNTVVLKPPKQTPLSTVACREIYSCLPAGVVEIVTGAGVPTGEALVRDPGTDLIAFTGSLEMGKQVAAACAGMAKKTHLELGGKDAFVVCEDSDLEVAVKAVAWAAFLNTGQVCTATERVYVHQSIYREFLERLKAFTQSLKVGDGMDPRTDVGPLIDAAGREKVEAQVAEALRLGARLVCGGRRPAKLKKGFFYEPTVLSGVDHGMAVMREETFGPVCPVMPYQDFDEAVRLVNDSPYGLGANLYTLDARRVKQFFEGVQAGSIWINDPLTDNDAGPFGGFKASGASRELGEEGLREFQQAKHVHWDFEQKAKPWWYPYGAKGKRIEP; from the coding sequence ATGAGCACGAAGAAGCTGCCGGTCATCAATCCAGCGACCGAAGAGGTCGTAGGCGAGATCCCCAATCAAGGGGCCCCGGAGGTCTGCGCCGCGGTGGCCCGGGCGCGCGCGGCCTTCCCGCAGTGGCGCCGGACCCCGGCGCATGAGCGGGCCGAGCTCATGCAGCGCGTCGCCCGAGGCTTGCGGGACAGGACGGAGCGCTTGGCCGTGCTCCTCACCAAGGAAGGCGGCAAGCCCCTGCGCGAGAATCGCGACGAGGTGGGCTGGTGCGCCTCGGCTTTCGACTACTACGCCGGGCTCTGCCGCGCCGAGCGCGGCCGGGTCATCCCCTCCATCGAGGCCAGCCAGCTGGCCTTCGTGCTCCACGAGCCCTACGGCGTGGTGGGCGCCATCGTGCCCTGGAACTATCCTCTGCTGCTGGCGGCTTGGAAGCTCGCCCCGGCTCTGGCCGCGGGCAACACCGTGGTCCTCAAGCCGCCGAAGCAGACGCCTCTGTCCACCGTGGCCTGCCGGGAGATCTACTCCTGCCTCCCCGCGGGCGTCGTGGAGATCGTGACCGGCGCAGGCGTGCCCACGGGAGAGGCCTTGGTGCGGGATCCCGGCACGGACCTCATCGCCTTCACCGGCTCTTTGGAGATGGGCAAGCAGGTGGCCGCGGCCTGCGCGGGGATGGCCAAAAAGACGCATCTGGAGCTGGGCGGCAAGGACGCGTTCGTGGTCTGCGAGGACTCGGACCTGGAGGTGGCGGTCAAGGCCGTGGCCTGGGCCGCGTTCCTCAACACGGGCCAGGTCTGCACTGCGACCGAGCGGGTCTACGTGCACCAGTCCATCTACCGGGAGTTCCTGGAGCGGCTCAAGGCCTTCACGCAGAGCCTGAAGGTCGGCGACGGCATGGACCCGCGGACCGACGTTGGGCCGCTCATCGACGCGGCGGGCCGCGAGAAGGTCGAGGCGCAGGTGGCCGAGGCCCTCCGGCTCGGAGCCAGGCTGGTCTGCGGCGGCCGGCGGCCGGCCAAGCTCAAGAAGGGCTTTTTCTACGAGCCGACGGTGCTCTCCGGCGTGGACCACGGGATGGCCGTGATGCGCGAGGAGACCTTCGGCCCGGTCTGCCCGGTCATGCCTTACCAGGACTTCGACGAAGCCGTGCGCCTGGTCAACGACTCGCCCTACGGCCTGGGCGCCAACCTCTACACCCTGGACGCCCGCAGGGTCAAGCAGTTCTTCGAGGGCGTGCAGGCGGGGAGCATCTGGATCAACGACCCGCTGACCGACAACGACGCGGGCCCCTTCGGCGGCTTCAAGGCCAGCGGGGCCTCGCGCGAGCTGGGCGAGGAGGGTCTGCGGGAGTTCCAGCAGGCCAAGCACGTGCACTGGGATTTCGAGCAGAAGGCCAAGCCGTGGTGGTATCCCTACGGGGCCAAGGGAAAGAGGATCGAACCATGA
- a CDS encoding M2 family metallopeptidase yields the protein MRTKLLLAVFLALPAAARAATLQEQAAQFVADYSHLYQGVYTAAQEASWKASTDVTPEHEGLRTGANQALASLTGSPYIIAQAREFLKRKAELAPQTVRELQRIWWMAAEDPGDIPETVAKRVEAESKRSSAMDSFSFCVERSSDGKACAKPTTPNEIDNILASTATDAATHLKYWLASKEIGPALKPGLVNLRGLRNEVARHFDYPSYFDLQVAWYDMTTPEMMAMLESVLKDIQPLYEQVHCYAKYELAKRYHEPAPKGPIPAQWLGNRWAQGWPGLVEGVDLDPYFKGRTPEWIVKQGEAFYTSMGLAPLPDNFWQNSDLYPVAQSLRKKNTHASAWHIDLDHNVRSLQSVEPNAEWWATVHHELGHIFYFLAYARPEVPILLRDGAMRAFHEGFGDMAAIAANQAPYLRQVGVLPKDAKIDENRWLLAEAMDSIVFLPFSAGTMTHWERDLYAGDMPPEQWNARWWQYARQYQGIAPPETRGEELCDACTKTHINDNPAYYNTYAIGTVFKYQLHDHICRNILHQDPRRCDYYGSKEVGDFLKDLLSKGATEDWRALMREKTGADLSSKAMMDYFSPLMDYLKKENKGRACGWK from the coding sequence ATGAGAACAAAACTCCTGCTCGCCGTCTTTTTGGCCCTCCCGGCCGCCGCCCGCGCCGCCACCTTGCAGGAGCAAGCCGCGCAGTTCGTCGCGGACTATTCCCATCTTTACCAAGGCGTCTACACCGCGGCCCAGGAAGCCTCCTGGAAAGCCTCCACGGACGTCACCCCCGAGCACGAGGGCCTGCGCACCGGCGCCAACCAGGCCTTGGCGTCGTTGACCGGCAGCCCCTACATCATCGCCCAGGCCCGGGAATTCCTCAAGCGCAAAGCCGAGCTCGCCCCGCAGACCGTGCGCGAGCTCCAGCGCATCTGGTGGATGGCGGCCGAGGACCCCGGCGACATCCCCGAGACCGTGGCCAAGCGCGTGGAGGCGGAGAGCAAGCGGTCCAGCGCCATGGACTCCTTCTCGTTCTGCGTCGAACGCTCCAGCGACGGCAAGGCCTGCGCCAAGCCCACCACGCCCAACGAGATCGACAACATCCTGGCCTCGACCGCCACGGACGCGGCCACTCACCTCAAGTACTGGCTCGCCTCCAAGGAGATCGGCCCCGCCCTCAAGCCCGGCCTGGTCAACCTGCGCGGCTTGCGCAACGAGGTGGCCCGCCACTTCGACTACCCCTCCTATTTCGACCTCCAGGTGGCCTGGTACGACATGACCACGCCGGAGATGATGGCCATGCTCGAAAGCGTGCTCAAGGACATCCAGCCCCTCTACGAGCAGGTCCACTGCTACGCCAAGTACGAGCTGGCCAAGCGCTACCATGAGCCCGCGCCCAAAGGCCCCATCCCCGCCCAATGGCTGGGCAACCGCTGGGCCCAGGGCTGGCCCGGTCTCGTGGAGGGCGTGGACCTCGACCCCTACTTCAAGGGCCGCACGCCCGAGTGGATCGTCAAGCAGGGCGAAGCCTTCTACACCTCGATGGGCCTGGCCCCCCTGCCCGACAACTTCTGGCAGAACTCCGACCTCTACCCCGTGGCCCAGAGCCTGCGCAAGAAGAACACCCACGCCTCGGCCTGGCACATCGACCTCGACCACAACGTGCGCTCCTTGCAGTCCGTCGAGCCCAACGCGGAGTGGTGGGCCACCGTGCACCACGAGCTCGGCCACATCTTCTACTTCCTGGCCTATGCGCGGCCCGAGGTGCCCATCCTCCTGCGCGACGGGGCCATGCGCGCCTTCCACGAGGGCTTCGGCGACATGGCCGCCATCGCGGCCAACCAGGCGCCTTACCTGCGCCAGGTCGGGGTCCTGCCCAAGGACGCCAAGATCGACGAGAACCGCTGGCTGCTCGCCGAGGCCATGGATTCCATAGTCTTTCTGCCTTTCTCCGCCGGCACCATGACGCATTGGGAGCGGGACCTCTACGCGGGGGACATGCCTCCCGAACAGTGGAACGCGCGCTGGTGGCAGTACGCCCGCCAGTACCAGGGCATCGCGCCCCCCGAAACCCGCGGCGAGGAGCTCTGCGACGCCTGCACCAAGACCCACATCAACGACAACCCCGCCTACTACAACACCTACGCCATCGGCACCGTGTTCAAATACCAGCTGCACGACCACATCTGCCGCAATATCCTGCACCAGGACCCCCGCCGCTGCGACTACTACGGCAGCAAGGAAGTCGGCGACTTTCTAAAGGACCTGCTCTCCAAAGGAGCGACGGAGGATTGGCGCGCGCTCATGCGCGAGAAGACCGGCGCGGACCTCTCCAGCAAGGCCATGATGGACTACTTCAGCCCGCTGATGGACTATCTCAAGAAGGAGAACAAAGGCCGCGCCTGCGGCTGGAAGTAG
- a CDS encoding HAD hydrolase-like protein, with protein sequence MPGFKAVLFDLDGTLLDTLADIASCVNLVRAELGLPPHPKEAYKHFVGDGLTELLVRAFPSRALRGPGLRARARRFEELYEQHSMDETRPYPGVARMLAGVARRGLPMAVVSNKPQRFTEECVAELLPRWRFAVVRGARPKVPLKPAPAGPLAAARAMGVRPGAVLYLGDTCVDMKAAVAAGMFPVGALWGFRDAEELERFGARVLIRRPGELLALL encoded by the coding sequence ATGCCCGGCTTCAAGGCCGTACTCTTCGACCTCGACGGGACCTTGCTCGACACGCTCGCGGACATCGCGAGCTGCGTGAACCTGGTCCGGGCCGAACTGGGCCTGCCGCCGCATCCGAAGGAGGCCTACAAGCATTTCGTGGGTGACGGCCTGACCGAGCTTTTGGTGCGGGCTTTCCCGTCCCGCGCCCTGCGCGGCCCCGGCCTGCGGGCCCGGGCCCGGCGCTTCGAGGAGCTCTACGAACAGCACAGCATGGACGAGACGAGGCCTTATCCGGGCGTGGCCCGGATGCTCGCAGGAGTGGCCCGGCGGGGCCTGCCCATGGCCGTGGTCTCCAACAAGCCCCAACGGTTCACCGAGGAGTGCGTGGCCGAGCTCCTGCCGCGCTGGCGCTTCGCCGTGGTGCGCGGCGCGCGGCCCAAGGTCCCTTTAAAGCCGGCCCCGGCCGGGCCTTTGGCCGCAGCTCGGGCCATGGGAGTCCGACCCGGCGCGGTACTCTATTTGGGGGACACCTGCGTGGACATGAAGGCGGCCGTGGCGGCGGGCATGTTCCCGGTGGGAGCGCTGTGGGGCTTCCGCGACGCCGAGGAGCTCGAGCGCTTCGGCGCGCGGGTCCTCATCCGCCGGCCCGGGGAGCTCCTGGCCTTGCTGTAG
- a CDS encoding radical SAM protein, whose protein sequence is MADTGQGVAEKRHWVRLTRCCNQRCLFCHDRGAQDGDTVPWDTLRRELARGRRQGLRRVVLSGGEPTLHPGYLKTVGLAKELGYTHIQTITNGRRFCYPDFLQAAVAAGLDEVTFSLHGHTAALHDRLTRVPGSFVQALAGLRAALAVPGLIVSVDVVINRLNLPVLRRLLEFYIKVGVREFDLLALVPFGDAWRNREDLFCDFSDPRDLARLHRALRLARRPDLHIFTNRLRADYLEGFEALIQSPEKILDEVRGRRRLLGRYLGGGKAPSCLGASCPQCFMRDFCPDIARLRRAGRLPAKVGPLCLGQKGTGEVFRLGSKPDIVGFAEFFVRARFFAKGSACARCARAARCDGMSVREVREKGFSGLRPVKRKHG, encoded by the coding sequence GTGGCTGACACAGGGCAGGGCGTGGCCGAGAAGCGGCATTGGGTGAGGCTCACCCGGTGCTGCAACCAGCGCTGCCTCTTCTGCCACGACCGCGGGGCCCAGGACGGCGACACCGTGCCCTGGGACACCCTGCGCCGGGAGCTGGCCCGCGGCCGGCGCCAGGGACTGCGGCGCGTGGTCCTGAGCGGCGGCGAGCCCACCCTCCACCCCGGCTACCTGAAGACGGTGGGCCTGGCCAAGGAGCTCGGCTATACCCACATCCAGACCATCACCAACGGGCGCCGCTTCTGCTATCCGGATTTCCTCCAGGCGGCGGTCGCGGCCGGGCTCGATGAAGTGACCTTCTCTCTGCACGGCCACACCGCGGCCCTGCACGACCGGCTCACCCGGGTCCCGGGCTCCTTCGTCCAGGCCTTGGCCGGCCTGCGCGCGGCCCTGGCCGTGCCCGGGCTCATCGTGAGCGTGGACGTGGTCATCAACCGCCTCAACCTGCCGGTCCTGCGCCGGCTCCTCGAGTTCTACATCAAGGTGGGCGTGCGCGAGTTCGACCTCCTGGCCTTGGTCCCGTTCGGAGACGCCTGGCGCAACCGCGAGGACCTCTTCTGCGACTTCTCCGACCCCCGGGACCTGGCGCGCCTGCACCGGGCGCTGAGGCTGGCGCGGCGGCCGGACCTGCACATCTTCACCAACCGGCTGCGCGCGGACTACCTGGAGGGCTTCGAGGCCCTCATCCAGTCCCCGGAGAAGATCCTCGACGAGGTGCGCGGCCGCCGCCGCCTGCTGGGGCGCTACCTCGGCGGCGGCAAGGCGCCCAGCTGCTTGGGGGCGTCCTGCCCGCAGTGCTTCATGCGCGATTTCTGTCCGGACATCGCGCGGCTGCGCCGGGCCGGGCGCCTGCCGGCCAAGGTCGGGCCGCTGTGCCTGGGGCAGAAGGGGACCGGCGAGGTCTTCCGGCTGGGGAGCAAGCCCGACATCGTCGGATTCGCCGAGTTCTTCGTCCGGGCGCGGTTCTTCGCCAAGGGCTCGGCCTGCGCGCGCTGCGCCCGGGCCGCGCGCTGCGACGGGATGAGCGTGCGCGAGGTCCGCGAGAAGGGGTTCTCAGGGCTGCGGCCCGTCAAGAGGAAGCATGGCTGA
- a CDS encoding AAA family ATPase produces the protein MAICAIPVKSLPARPCPRLSADWYHYNIENKRRAKTQNIVIFGKGGIGKSTIAANLSTVYALQKRKVLHIGCDPKHDSTVGLVDGSLIETFMEKHARTFGNRDRGELKAADLLVKGRLGIDCAEAGGPEPGVGCAGRGISLMLEAFQDLGVLGGGGYDIAVFDVLGDVVCGGFAAPLRKGFAEKIVIVVSEEFMALYAANNIAKSVRTYASNGVYLAGLVANLKDGKVDRKRLEHFARIIGTRILEYVPRDLAVREAEFARHKTVVERAPKSPFAKSIKSLAAKILAVRKEDCPVPTPMDDRRFYGAW, from the coding sequence GTGGCAATTTGCGCCATCCCGGTAAAGAGCCTCCCCGCGCGGCCCTGTCCGCGCCTGTCCGCAGATTGGTATCATTATAATATCGAGAATAAACGCAGGGCCAAGACGCAGAACATCGTCATCTTCGGCAAGGGCGGCATCGGCAAGTCCACCATCGCGGCGAACTTGAGCACCGTCTACGCCCTGCAGAAGCGCAAGGTCCTCCACATCGGCTGCGACCCCAAGCACGACTCCACGGTCGGACTCGTCGACGGCAGCCTCATCGAGACCTTCATGGAGAAGCACGCCCGGACCTTCGGCAACCGCGACCGCGGCGAGCTCAAGGCCGCCGACCTCCTGGTCAAGGGCCGGCTGGGCATCGACTGCGCCGAGGCCGGCGGCCCGGAGCCCGGGGTCGGCTGCGCGGGCCGGGGGATCTCGCTGATGCTGGAGGCCTTCCAGGACCTCGGGGTCCTCGGGGGGGGAGGCTATGACATCGCGGTCTTCGACGTGCTCGGCGACGTGGTCTGCGGCGGCTTCGCCGCGCCCCTGCGCAAGGGCTTCGCGGAGAAGATCGTCATCGTGGTCTCCGAGGAGTTCATGGCCCTCTACGCCGCCAACAACATCGCCAAGTCCGTGCGCACCTACGCCTCCAACGGCGTCTACCTCGCGGGCCTGGTGGCCAATCTCAAGGACGGCAAGGTCGACCGCAAGCGGCTCGAGCACTTCGCCCGGATCATCGGGACCCGCATCCTGGAGTACGTGCCGCGCGACCTGGCCGTGCGCGAAGCCGAGTTCGCCCGGCACAAGACCGTGGTCGAACGCGCGCCCAAGTCGCCCTTCGCCAAGAGCATCAAGTCCCTGGCGGCCAAGATCCTGGCCGTGCGCAAGGAGGACTGCCCGGTCCCCACTCCCATGGATGACCGGCGTTTCTACGGGGCCTGGTAG
- a CDS encoding aconitate hydratase — MKDTIAGRIIAEHLIEGTPGPGREIGLRIDQTLTQDATGTMVYLEFEALGLPKVKVDLAVSYIDHNIIQTDSRNADDHRFLQSCAAKFGVILSPAGNGVSHHVHRQRFGVPGRTLLGSDSHTTTGGCLGMLAMGAGGVEVALAMAGRPYHLMTPKVWGVRLTGKLAPFVSGKDLILELLRRHTCKAGIGKILEFFGPGVAALDMADRAAVANMAVDMGCTAGIFPCDEVTRQYLARNGRESDFRELKTGPDPRWDEATELDLGSVEPLVACPSNPDNVKPARELSAVPVQQVLIGSSTNGSYRDFMVAAKMLEGKFRHPSVELQINPGSRQTLENVLAMGGLKALLEAGARICEAGCLGCIGMGQAPGTGVNSLRTFPRNFKGRSGTKDDQVYLCSPETAAASALTGRITDPRGHGTYPKIDYPKLYTFKSDWFIRPAQDPDSVAIVRGPNIKPLPETPPLPESLEGEVLLKVGDNISTDIIMPAGAKVLPLRSNIPAISDFVFAIIEEGFAKRAQASGGGFIVGGENYGQGSSREHAALAPRYLGIKAKLAKSFARIHRANLINFGIVPLVFADAADYDRLSQGQTLSIPGIRAALQKGETQVEVQAGGLRIKARLEVAPRERDILLAGGVLNLARG, encoded by the coding sequence ATGAAAGATACCATCGCCGGCCGCATCATCGCGGAGCACCTCATAGAGGGCACGCCCGGGCCGGGCCGCGAGATCGGCCTGCGCATCGACCAGACCCTCACCCAGGACGCCACCGGAACGATGGTCTATCTCGAGTTCGAGGCCCTGGGGCTGCCCAAGGTCAAGGTCGACCTGGCGGTCAGCTACATCGACCACAACATCATCCAGACCGACTCGCGCAACGCCGACGACCACCGCTTCCTGCAGTCCTGCGCCGCCAAGTTCGGCGTCATACTCTCCCCGGCCGGCAACGGGGTGTCCCACCACGTGCATCGCCAGCGCTTCGGCGTCCCGGGCCGGACCTTGCTGGGCTCGGACAGCCACACCACCACCGGGGGCTGCCTGGGCATGCTCGCCATGGGCGCGGGCGGAGTCGAGGTGGCCCTGGCCATGGCGGGCCGGCCTTACCACCTCATGACCCCAAAGGTCTGGGGCGTGCGCCTCACCGGCAAGCTGGCGCCCTTCGTCTCCGGCAAGGACCTCATCCTGGAGCTTCTGCGGCGCCACACCTGCAAGGCGGGCATCGGCAAGATCCTCGAGTTCTTCGGCCCCGGGGTGGCCGCTCTCGACATGGCGGACCGCGCCGCTGTGGCCAACATGGCCGTGGACATGGGCTGCACCGCCGGCATCTTTCCCTGCGACGAGGTGACGCGGCAGTACCTGGCGCGCAACGGCCGGGAGAGTGATTTCCGGGAGCTCAAGACCGGCCCGGACCCGCGCTGGGACGAGGCCACGGAGCTGGACCTGGGGAGCGTCGAGCCTTTGGTCGCCTGCCCCAGCAACCCCGACAACGTCAAGCCCGCCCGGGAACTCTCCGCCGTCCCGGTCCAGCAGGTCTTGATCGGCTCCTCCACCAACGGCAGCTACCGGGATTTCATGGTCGCGGCCAAGATGCTGGAGGGCAAGTTCCGGCACCCCTCGGTCGAGCTCCAGATCAACCCGGGCAGCCGCCAGACCTTGGAGAACGTCCTGGCCATGGGCGGCTTGAAGGCCCTGCTCGAGGCGGGCGCGCGCATCTGCGAGGCGGGCTGCCTGGGCTGCATCGGCATGGGCCAGGCGCCAGGCACCGGGGTCAACTCCCTGCGCACCTTCCCGCGCAACTTCAAGGGCCGCAGCGGCACCAAGGACGACCAGGTCTACCTCTGCTCTCCCGAGACCGCGGCCGCCTCGGCCCTGACCGGCCGCATCACGGATCCGCGCGGGCACGGGACCTACCCGAAGATCGACTATCCTAAGCTCTATACCTTCAAGAGCGACTGGTTCATCCGGCCGGCCCAAGACCCGGATTCCGTGGCGATCGTGCGCGGGCCGAACATCAAGCCTCTGCCCGAGACGCCGCCCCTGCCGGAGTCATTGGAGGGGGAGGTGCTGCTGAAGGTCGGCGACAACATCAGCACGGACATCATCATGCCCGCGGGCGCCAAGGTCCTGCCCTTGCGCAGCAACATCCCGGCCATCAGCGATTTCGTCTTCGCCATCATCGAGGAGGGCTTCGCCAAGCGCGCCCAGGCCTCGGGCGGGGGCTTCATCGTGGGCGGCGAGAACTACGGCCAGGGCTCCTCGCGCGAGCACGCGGCGTTGGCGCCGCGCTACCTGGGCATCAAGGCCAAGCTGGCCAAGAGCTTCGCGCGCATCCATCGCGCCAACCTCATCAACTTCGGCATCGTACCGCTGGTCTTCGCCGACGCGGCGGACTACGACCGCCTCTCCCAGGGACAGACCCTGAGCATCCCCGGCATACGCGCGGCCCTGCAGAAGGGGGAGACGCAGGTCGAGGTCCAGGCGGGAGGACTGCGCATCAAGGCCCGTCTCGAAGTCGCGCCGCGGGAGCGCGACATCCTGCTGGCCGGCGGCGTTCTCAACCTGGCCCGGGGCTGA